The proteins below come from a single Kitasatospora sp. NBC_01266 genomic window:
- a CDS encoding AMP-binding protein has protein sequence MEQSQAHSGPSARHEELVHSLLDDAVGEAPDAPAVRDSAGCWTYRELDEYSRAFAAWLHDRGVRRGDRVVLQLPTTRALAAMFYGASRCGAVFVPLNPAMKVFHLRQVVANAEPVLVIGDAESAERLVECAGSAELLADLWPEVEELRAQGAGPGPDQVRPDDVATLIYTSGSTAAPKAVICPHSQVAFASRALTQMLGYRADDVVFCRFPMSWDYGLYKVLMTCIARCEIILADRDSDLLLLNRMRETGATVVPLVPSLATMIVTLVKRDQGPTAPVRLFTNTGAALPPATIEALREHFPGARVVRQYGQTEAKRITVMPPEEDRERPGAVGLPLPGTQVQILDPEGRPLPTGEIGEIAAVGPHVMPGYWKNPEQSAKTFRADPETGQPRLHTGDYGRLDEDGYLYFEGRRDDMFKRKGFRMSTLEIESAAMDIPGVRAAAALPPSDRHDLALFVESDLPPRTILKELNQRLEPAKVPSICRVLQDFPLTQHGKNARQELALLLDGSGK, from the coding sequence CTGGAACAGTCCCAAGCACATTCCGGGCCGAGCGCCCGTCATGAAGAACTAGTCCACAGCCTGCTCGACGACGCCGTCGGCGAGGCTCCGGACGCCCCCGCGGTCCGCGACTCCGCCGGATGCTGGACGTACCGGGAACTGGACGAGTACAGCCGGGCCTTCGCCGCCTGGCTGCACGACCGAGGCGTGCGCCGCGGCGACCGCGTGGTGCTCCAGCTGCCCACCACCCGCGCGCTGGCCGCCATGTTCTACGGCGCCTCCCGCTGCGGGGCGGTCTTCGTACCGCTCAACCCGGCGATGAAGGTCTTCCACCTGCGCCAGGTCGTCGCCAACGCCGAACCGGTGCTGGTGATCGGCGACGCGGAGAGTGCCGAGCGCCTCGTCGAGTGCGCCGGATCCGCGGAGCTGCTGGCCGATCTGTGGCCCGAGGTGGAGGAGCTGCGCGCCCAGGGCGCCGGCCCCGGCCCCGACCAGGTGCGCCCCGACGACGTGGCCACCCTGATCTACACCTCCGGCTCCACGGCCGCCCCCAAGGCGGTCATCTGCCCGCACTCCCAGGTGGCCTTCGCCTCGCGGGCACTGACCCAGATGCTCGGCTACCGCGCCGACGACGTGGTCTTCTGCCGCTTCCCGATGTCCTGGGACTACGGCCTCTACAAGGTCCTGATGACCTGTATCGCCCGTTGCGAGATCATCCTCGCCGACCGCGACTCCGACCTGCTGCTGCTGAACCGGATGCGGGAGACCGGCGCGACCGTGGTCCCGCTGGTGCCCTCGCTCGCGACGATGATCGTCACCCTGGTCAAGCGCGACCAGGGGCCCACCGCGCCGGTGCGCCTGTTCACCAACACCGGGGCCGCGCTGCCGCCGGCCACCATCGAGGCGCTGCGCGAGCACTTCCCCGGTGCCCGCGTGGTGCGCCAGTACGGGCAGACCGAGGCCAAGCGGATCACCGTCATGCCGCCGGAGGAGGACCGCGAGCGCCCCGGCGCCGTGGGCCTGCCGCTGCCCGGGACCCAGGTGCAGATCCTGGACCCGGAGGGCCGCCCGCTGCCCACCGGGGAGATCGGGGAGATCGCCGCCGTGGGGCCGCACGTGATGCCGGGCTACTGGAAGAACCCCGAGCAGAGCGCCAAGACCTTCCGCGCCGACCCCGAGACCGGTCAGCCGCGCCTGCACACCGGCGACTACGGCCGGCTGGACGAGGACGGCTACCTGTACTTCGAGGGCCGGCGCGACGACATGTTCAAGCGCAAGGGCTTCCGGATGAGCACGCTCGAGATCGAGAGCGCCGCCATGGACATCCCCGGGGTGCGGGCAGCGGCCGCGCTGCCGCCCAGCGACCGCCACGACCTGGCGCTGTTCGTGGAGAGCGACCTGCCCCCGCGCACCATCCTCAAGGAGCTCAACCAGCGCCTTGAGCCTGCCAAGGTGCCGTCGATCTGCCGGGTGCTGCAGGACTTCCCCCTCACCCAGCACGGCAAGAACGCGCGGCAGGAGCTGGCCCTGCTGCTCGACGGGAGCGGAAAATGA
- a CDS encoding cobalamin B12-binding domain-containing protein, with translation MSELRPLEDGLEPEFAESKGTVIVTSLASDSHTWNLVFLQLLIEECGYQVVNLGPCVPDDLLAAECAAQEPDMVVISSVNGHGYQDGMRVIGKLRALSPLAATPIVIGGKLGTDDREGAARTADLTAAGFDAVFEDGQDPVVAFRGFLASLPPQSERELEAERALDSAGQRALDDAGQVIR, from the coding sequence GTGAGCGAGCTGAGACCGCTCGAGGACGGCCTGGAGCCGGAGTTCGCGGAGTCGAAGGGCACCGTGATCGTCACCTCGCTGGCCTCGGACTCGCACACCTGGAACCTGGTCTTCCTGCAGCTGCTCATCGAGGAGTGCGGGTACCAGGTGGTCAACCTGGGCCCCTGCGTCCCCGATGACCTGCTGGCGGCCGAATGCGCCGCGCAGGAGCCGGACATGGTCGTCATCAGCAGTGTCAACGGGCACGGCTACCAGGACGGCATGCGGGTGATCGGCAAGCTGCGGGCGCTCAGCCCGCTGGCGGCCACGCCCATCGTGATCGGCGGCAAGCTCGGCACCGACGACCGCGAGGGGGCCGCCAGGACGGCGGACCTGACGGCCGCCGGCTTCGACGCCGTCTTCGAGGACGGCCAGGACCCGGTGGTCGCCTTCCGCGGCTTCCTCGCCTCGCTGCCGCCGCAGTCCGAGCGCGAACTCGAAGCCGAGCGCGCACTGGACAGCGCCGGGCAGCGCGCACTCGACGACGCCGGGCAGGTGATCCGATGA
- a CDS encoding ACP S-malonyltransferase, whose amino-acid sequence METAHRTKSALVFPGMGPAPFAEVGKFMLINPFARELVAEADEALGYSLFERFRAAEGDYSVPAQVAFFVNCLALARWAESQFDIEPAFITGPSFGGKATAVRSGALSFADGVRLTERFAHCLDRFFEEEYPEEVVTQSFARTSPAALEEILAELTALGEWHEVTCVVDADFRMLTVRASRLEWLEARLRAVGGMPLYAMRPPMHAAAFAALRARAAVEVMDGLEFRDPTVAVVSDQDGSVLTGGEQIRDLLLDCCVRPVDWPTALGTLRDQGVGTLCVAGQDALFGRVGVATKNFKIVSANPRLALRPQRRAAAAA is encoded by the coding sequence ATGGAGACTGCGCACCGGACGAAGAGCGCCCTGGTATTCCCGGGAATGGGGCCCGCCCCGTTCGCCGAGGTCGGCAAGTTCATGCTGATCAACCCATTCGCCCGGGAGCTCGTCGCGGAAGCCGACGAAGCGCTCGGCTACTCGCTCTTCGAGCGCTTTCGGGCAGCCGAGGGCGATTACTCGGTACCGGCCCAGGTCGCGTTCTTCGTGAACTGCCTCGCGCTGGCCCGGTGGGCCGAGAGCCAATTCGACATCGAGCCGGCGTTCATCACCGGTCCCAGCTTCGGCGGCAAGGCCACCGCGGTGCGTTCGGGCGCCCTGTCGTTCGCCGACGGCGTGCGCCTCACCGAGCGTTTCGCCCACTGCCTCGACCGGTTCTTCGAGGAGGAGTACCCGGAGGAGGTCGTCACCCAGTCCTTCGCCCGCACCTCGCCGGCCGCGCTCGAGGAGATCCTCGCCGAGCTGACGGCGCTGGGCGAGTGGCACGAGGTGACCTGCGTGGTGGACGCGGACTTCCGGATGCTCACCGTGCGCGCGTCCAGGCTGGAGTGGCTGGAGGCGCGGCTGCGCGCGGTCGGCGGGATGCCGCTCTACGCGATGCGACCGCCGATGCACGCCGCCGCCTTCGCCGCGCTGCGCGCCAGGGCCGCCGTGGAGGTCATGGACGGCCTGGAGTTCCGCGACCCCACCGTGGCGGTCGTCTCCGACCAGGACGGCTCGGTGCTGACCGGCGGCGAGCAGATCAGGGACCTGCTGCTCGACTGCTGCGTGCGCCCCGTCGACTGGCCCACCGCGCTCGGCACCCTGCGCGACCAGGGCGTCGGCACCCTCTGCGTCGCCGGCCAGGACGCCCTGTTCGGGCGGGTCGGCGTCGCGACGAAGAACTTCAAGATCGTTTCGGCGAACCCGCGCCTGGCCCTGCGTCCCCAGCGTCGCGCCGCGGCCGCCGCCTGA
- a CDS encoding thioesterase II family protein produces MTTEATVGTSTWVRRFHPAERAAHRLVCFPHAGGAASYYFPVSRTLAPDVDVLAIQYPGRQDRRHEPCIDNIPELADALVEEVLPWFDRPVTFFGHSMGASLAFEVANRLEARGTVLHGLFASGRRAPSTVRDERVHLLDDDGLITDISRLSGTDTQVLGDPEILRMILPAIRADYRAAETYRYTPGPRLSCPLFALTGDQDAQVTVEEAQAWENHTSGPFDLRVFPGGHFYLNDQAAGVMAAIRTHLS; encoded by the coding sequence GTGACCACCGAGGCGACTGTCGGAACCAGCACGTGGGTGCGGCGCTTCCACCCGGCCGAGCGGGCCGCGCACCGACTGGTGTGCTTCCCGCACGCCGGCGGCGCGGCGTCGTACTACTTCCCGGTCTCGCGCACCCTGGCACCGGACGTGGACGTCCTGGCGATCCAGTACCCGGGCCGCCAGGACCGGCGCCACGAGCCGTGCATCGACAACATCCCCGAGCTCGCCGACGCGCTGGTCGAGGAGGTGCTCCCCTGGTTCGACCGGCCCGTCACCTTCTTCGGCCACAGCATGGGGGCGTCCCTGGCCTTCGAGGTGGCCAACCGCCTGGAGGCGCGCGGCACCGTGCTGCACGGCCTGTTCGCCTCCGGCCGGCGCGCGCCGTCGACCGTGCGCGACGAGCGGGTGCACCTGCTGGACGACGACGGTCTGATCACCGACATCAGCCGGCTGAGCGGCACCGACACCCAGGTGCTCGGCGACCCCGAGATCCTGCGCATGATCCTGCCCGCGATCCGGGCCGACTACCGCGCCGCCGAGACCTACCGCTACACCCCCGGCCCGCGGCTGTCCTGCCCGCTCTTCGCCCTCACCGGCGACCAGGACGCCCAGGTCACCGTCGAGGAGGCGCAGGCCTGGGAGAACCACACCTCGGGCCCCTTCGACCTCCGCGTCTTCCCCGGCGGCCACTTCTACCTCAACGACCAGGCCGCCGGCGTGATGGCGGCCATCCGCACCCACCTGAGCTGA
- a CDS encoding methylaspartate mutase yields the protein MTLPELPELPADQRPARQRPVDFGEFVRRAGAAGRLVVQPRMGFGDPARMREGLAAAKAADAVTVGTLTLDSYTRVGELEAVEDALREGISLNGYPIVNHPPTTTEAVLDGLWDASFPIQVRHGSATPIDIFWALLRLRINATEGGPVSYCLPYGRTPLADGVRNWQACCELYTRLQEVDIEPHLETFGGCMMGQLCPPSQLVAISFLEAMFFVQHGIRSVSMSYAQQTHLGQDREAVGALRRLCQELLPTDNWHIVIYAYMGVYPETYRGAHRLLGRAAELAVTTGAQRIIVKTVAEARRIPTIAENVLALEYSDAIARRTAARNPDPAAYLGDSQTYAEARALVDAVLDLDDDIGRGLLEAFRRGYLDVPYCVHPDNAGRARSYIGTDGRLHWADLGRLPLRGIAEQRSTKRITSLDLLKDLFHIRQTYDDPAADMGITDELIQTEERVLSA from the coding sequence ATGACGCTGCCCGAACTGCCCGAACTGCCCGCCGACCAGCGGCCGGCCCGCCAACGACCGGTCGACTTCGGCGAGTTCGTCCGCCGTGCGGGCGCCGCGGGGCGCCTGGTCGTGCAGCCCCGGATGGGCTTCGGCGACCCCGCGCGGATGCGCGAGGGCCTGGCCGCCGCCAAGGCGGCCGACGCCGTCACGGTGGGCACCCTGACCCTGGACAGCTACACCCGCGTCGGCGAGCTCGAAGCCGTCGAGGACGCGCTGCGCGAGGGCATCAGCCTCAACGGGTACCCGATCGTCAACCACCCGCCGACCACCACCGAGGCGGTGCTCGACGGGCTCTGGGACGCGAGCTTCCCGATCCAGGTCCGGCACGGCTCCGCGACCCCGATCGACATCTTCTGGGCCCTGCTGCGCCTGCGGATCAACGCCACCGAGGGCGGGCCGGTCTCCTACTGCCTGCCCTACGGCCGCACCCCGCTCGCCGACGGCGTGCGGAACTGGCAGGCCTGCTGCGAGCTGTACACGCGGCTGCAGGAGGTGGACATCGAGCCGCACCTGGAGACCTTCGGCGGCTGCATGATGGGCCAGCTGTGCCCGCCCAGCCAGCTGGTGGCGATCAGCTTCCTGGAGGCGATGTTCTTCGTCCAGCACGGCATCCGCTCGGTGTCGATGAGCTACGCCCAGCAGACCCACCTGGGGCAGGACCGCGAGGCCGTGGGCGCGCTGCGCCGGCTCTGCCAGGAGCTGCTGCCCACCGACAACTGGCACATCGTCATCTACGCCTACATGGGCGTGTACCCGGAGACCTACCGCGGCGCGCACCGGCTGCTCGGCCGGGCCGCCGAACTCGCGGTGACCACCGGCGCCCAGCGGATCATCGTGAAGACGGTCGCCGAGGCGCGCCGGATCCCCACCATCGCCGAGAACGTGCTGGCGCTGGAGTACTCCGACGCCATCGCCCGCCGCACCGCGGCCCGCAACCCCGACCCGGCCGCCTACCTCGGCGACTCGCAGACCTACGCGGAGGCGCGCGCCCTGGTCGACGCGGTGCTCGACCTGGACGACGACATCGGGCGCGGGCTGCTGGAGGCCTTCCGGCGCGGCTACCTCGACGTGCCCTACTGCGTCCACCCCGACAACGCGGGCCGCGCGCGCAGCTACATCGGCACCGACGGCCGGCTGCACTGGGCCGACCTCGGCCGGCTGCCGCTGCGTGGGATCGCGGAGCAGCGGTCGACGAAGCGGATCACCTCGCTCGACCTGCTGAAGGACCTCTTCCACATCCGCCAGACCTACGACGACCCGGCGGCGGACATGGGCATCACGGACGAGCTGATCCAGACGGAGGAACGGGTGCTCTCCGCGTGA
- a CDS encoding alpha/beta fold hydrolase: protein MTKNSTASTNSEWTGMVPVDDTALAVTDTGGPGIPVLYLNGQFATQGYWRRVIAELGTGWRHITYDERARGTKSKRSADYSFEAAVRDVDAVLAARGVDRALVVGWSYGAFVGAHWAGRNPERALGAVMVDGAYPYDWLDEAMEQRIRKLFRRMGWFTPLMRPTGLTPRMTADQQADCNIELGRLSRERELSPVLDSITVPARYVVASGASLGSRGDEQERIRTSLAAVTARNPNIKISAKVASNHGAILKKDSPAIAEAVREVAALDRSRR, encoded by the coding sequence ATGACGAAGAACAGCACTGCCTCGACCAACTCGGAGTGGACCGGCATGGTGCCGGTCGACGACACGGCCCTGGCCGTCACCGACACCGGCGGTCCCGGCATCCCGGTGCTCTACCTCAACGGCCAGTTCGCCACCCAGGGGTACTGGCGGCGGGTCATCGCCGAACTGGGAACGGGATGGCGGCACATCACCTACGACGAGCGGGCGCGCGGCACGAAGTCGAAGCGTTCGGCGGACTACTCCTTCGAGGCCGCCGTCCGGGACGTCGACGCCGTTCTCGCGGCCAGGGGTGTGGACCGGGCGCTGGTGGTGGGCTGGTCCTACGGGGCGTTCGTCGGGGCGCACTGGGCCGGCCGGAATCCGGAACGTGCCCTGGGCGCGGTCATGGTCGACGGCGCGTACCCGTACGACTGGCTCGACGAGGCCATGGAGCAGCGGATCCGGAAGCTGTTCCGGCGGATGGGCTGGTTCACGCCACTGATGCGCCCGACGGGCCTGACCCCCCGGATGACCGCCGATCAGCAGGCCGACTGCAACATCGAGCTCGGCAGGCTCTCCCGCGAGCGCGAGCTGAGCCCCGTGCTGGACAGCATCACCGTCCCGGCGCGGTACGTGGTCGCCTCGGGGGCCTCCCTGGGAAGCCGCGGTGACGAGCAGGAACGGATCCGCACCAGCCTCGCCGCGGTGACCGCCCGCAACCCGAACATCAAGATCAGCGCGAAGGTCGCCAGCAACCACGGTGCGATCCTGAAGAAGGACTCCCCGGCCATCGCCGAGGCCGTCCGCGAGGTCGCCGCCCTCGACCGCAGCCGGCGCTGA
- a CDS encoding AMP-binding protein — MTEQDSRGLHERFLRGLARSAGRPALRIGAETTSYRELHQQALTWAGSLGGAKVVGVLATKGVTAYAGILGGLYAGATVVPLHPDFPPSRTRRMLELSGATAVIADERGRAVLAGLGEDAPALELVEADPDRALAEPRSVEPSDTAYMLFTSGSTGRPKGVPISHGSTRHYFELLDARYDFTPDDVFSQTFDLNFDCAMFDLFCAWGSGATVDVTPATAYLDLPAHLAEHGVTVWFATPSAISLVRRISGLAPASLPGLRWSFFAGEALRCQDAADWQSAAPASTLENIYGPTELTVTITGHRWDPLTSPERGVNGLVPIGAVHAGHDHVLVDADDRETDVEGELLITGPQMSVGYLDPADDEGRFVARDGRRWYRTGDRVRRLSDGELVYLGRLDSQVQVQGWRVELAEVEHVLRGVDGVEDAVTVGATTASGTELVVYYTGQARPAAQLARALRELLPKGMMPRHFEHVAEFPLNSNRKTDRKELTQRATDLVARPSRREAAGSGAGVERQPVA; from the coding sequence ATGACAGAGCAAGACTCCCGCGGCCTGCACGAGCGCTTCCTGCGCGGACTCGCCCGGTCCGCCGGCCGCCCGGCGCTGCGGATCGGCGCCGAGACCACCAGCTACCGGGAACTGCACCAGCAGGCCCTGACCTGGGCCGGCTCGCTGGGCGGCGCCAAGGTCGTCGGCGTGCTGGCCACCAAGGGCGTGACGGCCTACGCCGGCATCCTCGGCGGCCTCTACGCGGGCGCCACCGTGGTCCCGCTGCACCCCGACTTCCCGCCCTCGCGCACCCGGCGGATGCTCGAACTCTCCGGCGCCACCGCCGTCATCGCCGACGAGCGGGGCCGCGCCGTGCTGGCCGGCCTGGGCGAGGACGCCCCCGCGCTGGAGCTGGTCGAGGCCGACCCGGACCGCGCGCTGGCCGAGCCGCGCAGCGTCGAGCCCAGCGACACCGCCTACATGCTGTTCACCTCCGGCTCCACCGGCCGGCCCAAGGGCGTGCCGATCAGCCACGGCAGCACCCGCCACTACTTCGAACTCCTCGACGCCCGCTACGACTTCACCCCCGACGACGTCTTCTCGCAGACCTTCGACCTGAACTTCGACTGCGCGATGTTCGACCTGTTCTGCGCCTGGGGCTCCGGCGCCACCGTCGACGTCACCCCCGCGACCGCCTACCTCGACCTGCCGGCCCACCTCGCCGAGCACGGCGTCACCGTCTGGTTCGCCACGCCCAGCGCGATCTCGCTGGTGCGCCGGATCAGCGGCCTGGCCCCCGCCTCGCTGCCCGGCCTGCGCTGGAGCTTCTTCGCCGGCGAGGCCCTGCGCTGCCAGGACGCCGCCGACTGGCAGTCCGCCGCCCCCGCCTCGACCCTGGAGAACATCTACGGGCCGACCGAACTGACCGTCACCATCACCGGCCACCGCTGGGATCCGCTGACCTCGCCCGAGCGCGGCGTCAACGGCCTGGTCCCGATCGGCGCCGTGCACGCGGGCCACGACCACGTCCTGGTCGACGCGGACGACCGGGAGACCGACGTCGAGGGCGAACTGCTCATCACCGGACCGCAGATGTCCGTCGGCTACCTCGACCCCGCCGACGACGAGGGCCGCTTCGTGGCCCGCGACGGCCGCCGCTGGTACCGCACCGGCGACCGGGTGCGCCGCCTGTCCGACGGCGAACTCGTCTACCTCGGCCGCCTCGACTCCCAGGTGCAGGTCCAGGGCTGGCGCGTCGAACTGGCCGAGGTCGAGCACGTGCTGCGCGGCGTCGACGGCGTCGAGGACGCGGTCACCGTGGGCGCGACGACGGCTTCGGGCACCGAACTCGTCGTCTACTACACCGGCCAGGCCCGCCCCGCCGCCCAACTCGCCCGCGCCCTGCGGGAGCTGCTGCCCAAGGGCATGATGCCCCGGCACTTCGAGCACGTGGCGGAGTTCCCGCTGAACTCCAACCGCAAGACCGACCGCAAGGAACTGACCCAGCGGGCGACGGACCTGGTCGCCCGGCCGTCGCGGCGCGAGG
- a CDS encoding type III PLP-dependent enzyme, with amino-acid sequence MSPQTTQTTQSTEPIELARHYGTPLYVYDLDRVRAARADLFGWLPEGFEVFYAFKANPHTDLVRALRTGEGPACKAEISSTGELAAALEAGYPGSDILYTGPGKTSGELAEAIGQGVRTFSAESLSDLRHIGETAVAHGTEVDCLLRINSATASATTSIRMTGTPTQFGIDSETIAELAPQLLSVPGTRVAGLHLFSQSNARDEEALIGELTHTIEAAAEIQRELGVPLRLLDIGGGFSVPYAQQGGRDSYPKLRVELEASLDTHFPTWREGTPRLAVESGRYLSGDSGTLVTQVSNVKVSRGKKFVIVDAGINTFGGMSGLGRLLPVSVHVEADAETEKANLVGPLCTPGDVLGRQIEVPAGLASGDLLAIPNTGAYGPTSSLLMFLGRPAPVEVAVAGGEVVSATRIEHVRTPTSAGGRP; translated from the coding sequence ATGAGTCCCCAGACCACCCAGACCACCCAGTCCACCGAGCCGATCGAGCTCGCCCGCCACTACGGCACCCCGCTGTACGTCTACGACCTGGACCGGGTGCGGGCGGCCAGGGCGGACCTGTTCGGCTGGCTGCCCGAGGGCTTCGAGGTCTTCTACGCCTTCAAGGCCAACCCGCACACCGACCTGGTGCGCGCGCTGCGCACCGGCGAGGGCCCGGCCTGCAAGGCCGAGATCAGCTCGACCGGCGAGCTCGCGGCGGCGCTGGAGGCCGGCTACCCGGGCTCCGACATCCTCTACACCGGTCCCGGCAAGACCTCCGGTGAGCTCGCCGAGGCGATCGGCCAGGGGGTGCGCACCTTCTCCGCCGAGTCGCTCAGCGACCTGCGGCACATCGGCGAGACCGCCGTGGCGCACGGCACCGAGGTCGACTGCCTGCTGCGGATCAACAGCGCCACCGCCAGCGCCACCACCAGCATCCGGATGACCGGCACGCCCACCCAGTTCGGCATCGACAGCGAGACGATCGCCGAGCTGGCGCCGCAGCTGCTCTCGGTCCCCGGCACCCGGGTGGCCGGCCTGCACCTCTTCTCGCAGAGCAACGCGCGTGACGAGGAAGCCCTGATCGGCGAGCTCACCCACACCATCGAGGCGGCCGCCGAGATCCAGCGGGAACTCGGGGTGCCGCTGCGGCTGCTGGACATCGGCGGCGGCTTCTCCGTCCCGTACGCCCAGCAGGGCGGCCGGGACTCGTACCCCAAGCTGCGGGTGGAGCTGGAGGCCTCGCTCGACACGCACTTCCCGACCTGGCGCGAGGGCACCCCGCGCCTGGCGGTCGAGTCCGGCCGCTACCTGTCCGGCGACAGCGGCACCCTGGTCACCCAGGTCAGCAACGTCAAGGTCAGCCGCGGCAAGAAGTTCGTGATCGTCGACGCGGGTATCAACACCTTCGGCGGCATGTCCGGGCTGGGCCGGCTGCTGCCGGTCAGCGTGCACGTCGAGGCGGACGCCGAGACGGAGAAGGCGAACCTGGTCGGGCCGCTGTGCACCCCGGGCGACGTCCTGGGCCGGCAGATCGAGGTCCCGGCCGGGCTGGCGTCCGGCGACCTGCTGGCCATCCCCAACACCGGCGCGTACGGCCCCACGTCGAGCCTGCTGATGTTCCTGGGCCGCCCGGCGCCGGTCGAGGTCGCGGTGGCCGGCGGCGAGGTCGTCTCCGCCACCCGGATCGAGCACGTGCGCACGCCCACGAGCGCCGGAGGCCGGCCGTGA